Within Gambusia affinis linkage group LG01, SWU_Gaff_1.0, whole genome shotgun sequence, the genomic segment CAGTCGTTGAATCTGAATGTGTTTTGGTCTGATTGATTAAGACACCGAAAAAGACAAGCCACTCACTAGAATCTCCAATATAGCTTTGAAACCATCTGGGAGGTTACTGTGGAAACAGTGATGCTATGGCAACGGTGACTTGGGGAGGGGGGAAGGGTTACCGAGGAAACACGCGTCACTATGGAGACTGTATCACAGCGGGCTCTATTTGAGGCTACCGCAAGAGAAACGCGCCCCATCTTTGATCGGAGAACGCGCCCTATTTTGTCTCCCTCCTCACGTGTGTCTAGTATCTATAATGAGACCCTGACGGCGGTCTTGACTCTGGTGGTTTACGTGGAGCTGCTTACGCATCAAATAGCCTACCAAGACATTTTACAtctatggatttttttttacttttttaaagacagTAGTATTTAGACTAGACTTTAACGCACAATAAAGGTATACCACAGAACGGTTTATATGACATAGATATATATTATGCTGGATTACGTCATTCTGACATGATTTATGCTTGACCACACACAGAGGCTACACATATTTAAGTAACTCCGAATATTAAACATATAGGCTATTACTGTCGAATCACGACTCTTGACGCATAACACCGTGTGAGCGTCCTTTATCAGAAGCATCTACTTGTACTCGTCTTTCACAGTCATACAGCTTTTGTCTCTACCTGTTGTAATGTGCTTAACATACTGGCCACTGCACGGCGCACAGCAGGTTCGTTACCGCTCATTCGGAGAGCAACAGTAGATGGCAAGGTGGAGCTCGTCCTCTTTTTGTAAGCAAGAATTACTTAAATATAGGCCTatagagttttaaaaaatccaaattgtTGGAATAGCGCATCTCTTTAAAACAGACGGGTTGTGCCCATTTTTATCCCCGCCCTTTTGCTCTCATTTCATCGGCCGTTGTTTCCAAACGCTGCTGCATATATGTTTTGACTCATCACGTCCTCCTGTGCCCAGGGGTCATTTATTGTAAAGCTGGCTACACGTCGGTGAAgatctttttgtttatgttgacACAGTTCTGAGAGTTGTTCTGAGCGGTGGTCGTGGTGGTCGGGAAGTTCGGCTGCTGCTTGAACGCACTGTTGATCCCGTGCTCCTCTATCACCATGTACTCGCTTTTACTGAGTGAGGAGGAAGAGCGAGTCTTCCTCAGCTCCTCCGTGTCCGCCAGGGGTTGACAGCTCCCCACGTGCAGATACTGCGCCTGCTCCTCCCCGTCAGTCTCTCTGTGGTAGAAGTAGTTAAAGTTGGACACGATGACGGGCACGGGTAACGCTATGGTCAACACACCCGCGATCGCGCACAGGGACCCCACAATCTTGCCCCCGATCGTCACGGGGTGCATATCCCCGTAACCCACGGTGGTCATGGTGACGACCGCCCACCAGAACGCGTCCGGGATGCTGCTGAACCCCGACTCCGGGTCGTCTGCCTCAGCGAAGTAGACAGCGCTGGAGAAGAGGATGACCCCGATAAACAAGAAGAAGATGAGCAGCCCCAGTTCGCGCATGCTGGCCTTTAGAGTCTGCCCTAAAATCTGGAGGCCCTTGGAGTGCCGCGAAAGCTTAAAGATGCGAAACACCCGAACGAGCCTGATTACGCGCAGGATGGCCAGAGACATGGCCTGCTGTCCGTTCCCCTGCCTCTCTGCCAGCTCCGTGCCCAGGGTGATGAAGTAGGGAATGATGGCAACGATGTCAATGATGTTCATAATGTTTTTGGAGAACGTGGCTTTACTCGGGCATGCAAAGAAGCGCACCAGCAGCTCGAATGAAAACCAGATAATGCATAGAGTCTCCACCACGAAGAAGGGGTCTGAGAACGGGCTAATGAAATAGGGCAGCGTGCCATTTATCAGAGGCGCAATGGTGATCGGGTCCCTGTTCTCGTCCCTGAACTCTGGCAACGTCTCTAAGCAGAAGATGACAATGGAGATGAGAATGACCAAGACAGACACTATCGCGATTCCCCGGGCGGGACCCGAGCTCTCTGGATACTCAAAGAGCAGCCACACCTGCCTTTGAAACTCATTCTCAGGCAGCGGCCGCTCCTCCTCCTTAATAAAGCCCTCGTCCTCTCTGAACTTCTCCATAGCCTCCTCGCCCAGCTCGTAGAAGCGGATCTCCTCAGAAAAAATGTCAATGGGCACGTTAACAGGTCTCCTGATGCGCCCGCCTGACTGGTAGTAATAAAGAATGGCGTCGAAGCTGGGCCGGTTCCGATCAAAAAAGTATTCGTTCCTGAGGGGGTCAAAGTATCTCATTCTCTTCTTGGGGTCCCCCAGCAGCGTCTCTGGGAATTGTGACAGCGTCTTCAGCTGCGTCTCGAAGCGCAACCCTGAGATGTTGATGACCACCCGCTCGCAGCACTCATGGTCCGGCTCGTATCGGTCCAGAGAGTGGTGGCCCGGCAAAGCCGCCGACTCCTCCAGCATGTTGTCACACGCCACGACCGTCATCACGTCGGCCTCTGTCTCGGTGTAGCCGTGGTTCACCAGGTTGTCGCCTCTGGTTTTGGTTACGCTCGGCGGGGGTGAT encodes:
- the LOC122832061 gene encoding potassium voltage-gated channel subfamily A member 3, whose translation is MRLQPRMDDHLSLLQSPPPSVTKTRGDNLVNHGYTETEADVMTVVACDNMLEESAALPGHHSLDRYEPDHECCERVVINISGLRFETQLKTLSQFPETLLGDPKKRMRYFDPLRNEYFFDRNRPSFDAILYYYQSGGRIRRPVNVPIDIFSEEIRFYELGEEAMEKFREDEGFIKEEERPLPENEFQRQVWLLFEYPESSGPARGIAIVSVLVILISIVIFCLETLPEFRDENRDPITIAPLINGTLPYFISPFSDPFFVVETLCIIWFSFELLVRFFACPSKATFSKNIMNIIDIVAIIPYFITLGTELAERQGNGQQAMSLAILRVIRLVRVFRIFKLSRHSKGLQILGQTLKASMRELGLLIFFLFIGVILFSSAVYFAEADDPESGFSSIPDAFWWAVVTMTTVGYGDMHPVTIGGKIVGSLCAIAGVLTIALPVPVIVSNFNYFYHRETDGEEQAQYLHVGSCQPLADTEELRKTRSSSSLSKSEYMVIEEHGINSAFKQQPNFPTTTTTAQNNSQNCVNINKKIFTDV